Proteins from a single region of Bacillus sp. BGMRC 2118:
- a CDS encoding SprT family protein, producing the protein MTNDQLQLLVESISTSLFKRPFIHKATYNNKLRTTGGRYLLHTHNIEINPKYYEEFGVDELEGIIKHELCHYHLHLQGKGYKHRDQDFKELLMKVGAPRFCSTLPSVQNKRSTLTYSYQCTVCGLVYRRKKRVNIMKYVCGKCKGKLKKID; encoded by the coding sequence ATGACCAATGATCAATTACAGCTGCTAGTTGAGTCAATCTCAACTAGCCTATTTAAACGACCATTTATTCATAAAGCAACTTATAATAACAAACTAAGAACTACAGGTGGAAGATACTTGCTTCATACTCATAATATTGAAATCAACCCTAAATACTATGAAGAGTTTGGAGTAGATGAATTAGAAGGCATAATCAAGCATGAGCTTTGTCATTACCATTTACATTTACAAGGAAAAGGATATAAACACCGTGATCAAGATTTTAAAGAGCTATTAATGAAGGTGGGAGCACCAAGATTTTGTTCAACCTTACCTTCAGTTCAAAATAAAAGAAGTACGCTCACTTATTCTTATCAATGCACTGTATGTGGACTTGTGTATCGAAGAAAGAAAAGGGTTAATATCATGAAATATGTTTGTGGTAAATGCAAAGGAAAGCTTAAAAAAATAGATTGA
- the cmpA gene encoding cortex morphogenetic protein CmpA, which yields MPVWLKNQMTRAFYEKNRYQIKLLNQCWFFYRKKHTP from the coding sequence ATGCCAGTTTGGTTAAAAAATCAAATGACACGTGCTTTTTATGAAAAGAATCGTTATCAAATTAAATTACTGAATCAATGTTGGTTTTTTTATAGAAAAAAGCACACCCCCTGA